The following proteins are encoded in a genomic region of Candidatus Diapherotrites archaeon:
- a CDS encoding serine hydroxymethyltransferase — protein sequence MEKLKKFDPEIADAVEREKRRQMDGIELIPSENLVSDEVMEAMGTVLANKYSEGMPHKRYYGGNEVIDEVEDIAIERARQLFGAQHVNVQPLSGSPANMAVYFATMELHDRFMGMALDMGGHLTHGSPVNFSGKFYTPLPYGVDRETETIDYDAVKRQALKEKPKMILSGYTAYPRAIDFRAFREICDEAGAICFADISHIAGLCATGVHENPVPYFDVVTTTTHKTLRGPRGAIIMCKEELATKIDKAVFPGLQGGPHDHINAAKAVAFKEAMSDEFKAYAKQIVKNAKALAEALQAEGFRLVSGGTDNHLMLVDLRKAGVTGKQAEIALDKAGIYCNKNSVPFDERKPWDPSGIRIGTPVLTTRGMEEKDMKEVASFIAKAVKSVDDEAKLKAIKGDVLHFCRNFQFYK from the coding sequence CTGGAAAAACTCAAAAAATTCGACCCGGAAATTGCCGATGCCGTTGAAAGGGAAAAAAGGCGGCAGATGGACGGCATAGAGCTCATTCCGAGCGAAAACCTTGTCAGCGACGAGGTCATGGAAGCCATGGGAACGGTCCTCGCCAACAAATATTCCGAGGGAATGCCGCACAAGCGCTATTACGGCGGCAATGAAGTGATTGACGAAGTCGAGGATATCGCCATTGAAAGGGCAAGGCAGTTGTTCGGAGCCCAGCACGTCAATGTCCAGCCTCTTTCAGGCAGCCCGGCAAACATGGCGGTCTACTTTGCCACAATGGAACTGCACGACAGGTTCATGGGAATGGCTTTGGACATGGGCGGGCACCTGACGCACGGTTCGCCTGTAAACTTTTCCGGAAAATTTTACACGCCTCTGCCTTACGGCGTTGACAGGGAAACCGAAACAATCGATTATGATGCGGTCAAAAGGCAGGCTTTGAAGGAAAAGCCGAAAATGATCCTGTCAGGTTACACCGCTTATCCGAGGGCGATTGATTTCAGGGCATTCAGGGAAATCTGCGACGAAGCCGGAGCGATCTGCTTTGCCGACATTTCACACATCGCGGGGCTGTGTGCTACAGGGGTGCATGAAAACCCCGTGCCGTATTTTGACGTCGTGACAACGACAACGCACAAAACGCTCAGGGGACCGCGCGGCGCAATCATCATGTGCAAGGAAGAGCTTGCAACAAAAATCGACAAGGCAGTCTTCCCCGGCCTGCAGGGCGGGCCCCACGACCACATCAATGCGGCAAAAGCCGTTGCGTTCAAGGAAGCCATGTCGGACGAATTCAAGGCGTACGCAAAACAGATTGTGAAAAACGCCAAGGCTCTTGCCGAAGCATTGCAGGCCGAAGGATTCAGGCTTGTTTCCGGAGGAACCGACAACCACCTGATGCTTGTGGACCTGCGCAAGGCCGGCGTAACCGGCAAGCAGGCCGAAATCGCATTGGACAAGGCGGGCATTTACTGCAACAAAAATTCAGTGCCGTTCGATGAAAGGAAGCCCTGGGACCCGAGCGGAATCCGCATCGGAACGCCAGTGCTTACAACGCGCGGCATGGAGGAAAAGGACATGAAAGAAGTCGCGTCCTTCATTGCAAAGGCAGTGAAAAGCGTGGACGATGAGGCAAAACTCAAGGCCATAAAGGGCGATGTTTTGCATTTCTGCAGGAACTTCCAGTTCTACAAGTGA
- a CDS encoding bifunctional 5,10-methylene-tetrahydrofolate dehydrogenase/5,10-methylene-tetrahydrofolate cyclohydrolase (catalyzes the formation of 5,10-methenyltetrahydrofolate from 5,10-methylenetetrahydrofolate and subsequent formation of 10-formyltetrahydrofolate from 5,10-methenyltetrahydrofolate), which translates to MAAKIIDGSSIAKSIREKVAIEVAGLKKKGISPGLAVVIAGNDSASEIYVKKKQEACIQAGIYSEKHALPENVSEKELLGLIARLNADKKINGILVQLPLPAHINQNRVIQAIEPEKDVDGFTLKNIAKVFVGKEDLAAATPKGSMKLIESTGQPIEGKNAVVVGKSNHVGKPLAVMLMNRHATVTVCHRLTKNLKSFTKEADILCVAVGKPNLITRDMVKKGAIVIDIGINRLADGNVVGDASEDVKDVAGWITPVPRGVGPMTVASLLENTIIATKRQMEK; encoded by the coding sequence ATGGCGGCAAAAATAATCGACGGCAGTTCGATTGCAAAAAGCATAAGGGAAAAAGTTGCAATTGAAGTTGCCGGGCTGAAGAAAAAAGGAATCTCGCCGGGCCTTGCAGTGGTCATTGCCGGCAACGATTCCGCCTCCGAGATTTACGTGAAAAAAAAGCAGGAAGCCTGCATTCAAGCCGGAATCTATTCCGAAAAACACGCCCTGCCGGAAAACGTCTCCGAAAAGGAACTGCTTGGCCTGATTGCAAGGCTTAACGCGGACAAAAAAATCAACGGCATACTCGTGCAATTGCCCCTTCCGGCCCACATAAACCAAAACCGCGTGATCCAGGCAATCGAGCCGGAAAAAGACGTCGACGGTTTCACGCTCAAGAACATCGCAAAGGTTTTTGTCGGAAAAGAAGACCTTGCCGCCGCGACCCCGAAAGGAAGCATGAAGCTCATAGAGTCAACCGGCCAGCCGATTGAAGGCAAAAATGCGGTTGTCGTGGGCAAAAGCAACCACGTCGGCAAGCCTCTGGCCGTGATGCTCATGAACCGGCATGCGACCGTCACTGTCTGCCACCGCCTGACAAAAAACCTGAAGAGTTTCACGAAAGAAGCGGACATTCTCTGCGTTGCAGTCGGCAAGCCGAACCTGATAACAAGGGACATGGTCAAAAAAGGCGCAATCGTCATTGACATCGGCATAAACCGGCTTGCCGATGGAAATGTTGTCGGCGACGCCTCGGAAGACGTCAAGGACGTGGCAGGCTGGATTACGCCTGTTCCGAGAGGAGTGGGGCCGATGACAGTTGCAAGCCTGCTTGAAAACACCATCATTGCGACCAAAAGGCAGATGGAAAAATGA
- a CDS encoding formate--tetrahydrofolate ligase, whose product MPSSLEIAQNAKLVPIEAIAEGLGLAKGDFEPLGKFKAKILARATARKKARAKLVLVTAITPTRAGEGKTTVSIGLCQALNRIGKKAIVCLRQPSLGPVFGMKGGATGGGKSQVLPMVDIDLHFTGDIHAVEAANNLISAAIDNHLHFGNALNINVENIFWKRAMDMNDRALREITVSLGAKTQRKDSFQITAASEIMACLCLSESLQEFKERVARIVVALNAAGKPVTVHDLGVQGAVAILLKDAIKPNLVQTIEGNPAFIHGGPFANIAHGCNSVIATKTAMALSDFVVTEAGFGADLGMEKFFGIKCRSAGLKPGAIVIVATVKALREHGLAEDISLPNLPAVENGFANLEKQVENAKKFGLPVVVAINLFENDSLQELEFVRKKCSELDVKAFVCNFFGGGGKGGTELAKEVAKLAASKNSFRFLYDAALPVKEKILVVAKEMYGAKGVGFSAEAEEKIAWAEKNGFGKLPVCMAKTQFSLSDDPNLKGRPKGFTLKVAGISVSAGAGFIVVFTGKIVTMPGLPRNSAAEKMDIDADGKISGLF is encoded by the coding sequence ATGCCGTCCAGCCTTGAAATAGCCCAAAACGCAAAACTTGTGCCGATAGAGGCGATCGCGGAAGGGCTCGGTCTCGCCAAAGGAGATTTTGAACCGCTCGGAAAATTCAAGGCGAAAATCCTTGCGCGTGCAACCGCCAGGAAAAAAGCCAGGGCAAAACTCGTTCTGGTCACGGCCATCACGCCCACAAGGGCGGGCGAGGGAAAAACAACTGTTTCAATCGGCCTCTGCCAAGCGCTCAACAGGATTGGAAAAAAGGCCATTGTGTGCCTGAGGCAGCCTTCCCTCGGTCCGGTTTTCGGGATGAAGGGCGGCGCGACCGGCGGCGGGAAATCGCAGGTCCTTCCAATGGTTGACATTGATTTGCATTTCACGGGCGACATCCATGCTGTTGAGGCGGCCAACAACCTCATTTCGGCTGCGATTGATAACCATTTGCATTTCGGCAACGCCTTGAATATCAATGTGGAAAATATTTTCTGGAAACGCGCAATGGACATGAATGACAGGGCATTGCGTGAAATAACCGTTTCGCTTGGAGCAAAAACGCAGAGAAAGGATTCTTTCCAGATAACCGCGGCATCCGAAATCATGGCGTGCCTCTGCCTTTCGGAAAGCCTGCAGGAATTCAAGGAGAGGGTTGCACGCATAGTTGTTGCGTTGAATGCGGCCGGAAAGCCGGTTACAGTGCATGATTTGGGGGTGCAGGGCGCGGTTGCAATCCTGTTGAAGGATGCAATTAAGCCGAACCTGGTGCAGACGATTGAAGGAAATCCCGCTTTCATCCACGGCGGGCCGTTCGCAAACATAGCGCACGGCTGCAATTCGGTTATTGCGACAAAAACGGCAATGGCATTGTCGGATTTTGTCGTGACCGAAGCGGGTTTCGGTGCCGATCTCGGAATGGAAAAATTCTTTGGCATAAAATGCAGGTCGGCGGGATTGAAACCGGGTGCGATTGTCATAGTTGCGACTGTGAAGGCTTTGCGCGAGCACGGCCTGGCAGAGGACATTTCCCTGCCGAATCTTCCGGCAGTCGAAAACGGCTTTGCGAACCTTGAAAAGCAGGTTGAGAACGCAAAAAAATTCGGCCTGCCCGTCGTGGTTGCAATAAACCTTTTTGAAAACGATTCCCTTCAGGAGCTTGAATTCGTGCGCAAAAAATGCTCGGAATTGGATGTCAAGGCATTCGTCTGCAACTTTTTCGGCGGCGGCGGAAAAGGCGGAACCGAACTTGCAAAAGAGGTTGCAAAACTGGCCGCGTCAAAAAACAGCTTCCGGTTCCTTTACGATGCTGCATTGCCCGTGAAGGAAAAAATCCTGGTTGTCGCAAAGGAAATGTACGGTGCGAAAGGCGTGGGATTTTCCGCGGAAGCCGAAGAAAAAATCGCCTGGGCCGAAAAGAATGGTTTCGGAAAACTTCCGGTCTGCATGGCGAAAACGCAGTTCTCCTTGTCTGACGACCCCAATCTCAAAGGCAGGCCGAAAGGCTTCACATTGAAGGTTGCGGGCATTTCCGTGAGCGCCGGCGCGGGCTTCATAGTGGTGTTCACAGGAAAGATTGTGACGATGCCGGGCCTGCCCCGAAACTCTGCCGCGGAAAAAATGGACATCGATGCGGATGGGAAAATCAGCGGGCTGTTTTAG